The DNA segment GTTGAATCCTGAAACGCTTGAAATATCTCATCAGTCATTTATGTTTAAACACACCGCAAATTTCAGAATGAACGAGACATCTATCACTCGTTTAAAATCAGGCAGAATTCTTGCCATGATCAGACAGCAACCCTGCTATGAAGGTATCTTCAAATCTCACTCTGATGACGAAGGACTGACATGGAGCACGCCTGTTCCTGTAGGTCTATACGGAGAAGCCCCTGCGCTCCTGTTGCTACCGAATGGAAACGTTCTGATGATATACAGAGGAATGATCCGCAAAAACCGCCGATGCCGCGTTGCACTGTCCCTGTCCAAAGACGGGGGAGAAACTTGGAGTCATCCGCAAACCCTTGCATGGTACAAAGGCGGCAGATTTCACGGTGGATACGGAGACCTTGCTCTGAATTCAAAAGGACAAATTATTGCCGTATATTATATCTCAAGAAAACATGAAGCCCCTACAGTTGAGCGGATGATACTTGAGGTTAATCAATAAAAACAAAAATGAAGAACACCCCCTCCAATCACCCCATCTTCGTATCAGAAGTTTCAAGCAACCATGCCTGTGACATAAGCCGTTGTTTCGAATTTATAGAAACCTCCGCCCGCATAGGATGCGATGCTATAAAGTTTCAACTATTCAAAATTGATAAGCTTTTTGCTCCTGAGATTTTAGCAAAAAGCGAACAGCACAGAAACAGATCTGCGTGGGAACTTCCTGAACCTTTTATCCCTGCAATCGCAAAACGGTGCAAAGAAACAGGAATAGGCTTTTCATGCACCCCCTTTTATCTGGGCGCTGTCGAAATTTTAACTCCATATGTAGACTTCTTTAAAATTGCCTCATACGAACTGCTCTGGAATGACCTGCTTATTGCTTGCGCGCGGACAGGAAAACCCGTTGTCCTCTCAACAGGGATGGCTGATATGGATGAAATATCCACAGCAGTTTCCACCCTTCGCAACGCCGGCTGTAAAGATCTTACCCTGCTGCACTGCGTTTCCGGTTATCCGGCACCTGCGGAACAGGCAAATCTTTCGGCAATAAACACGCTGAGAAATGAATTCCATTGCAAAACAGGCTGGTCTGACCATACAGTAAGCGAAGGTGTTGTCCAACGCGCAGTGCATAAATACGGTGCTGAAATGATTGAATTTCACCTTGACCTGGATATGTCAGGGGCTGAATATTCTTCGGGGCATTGCTGGCTGCCTGATGATGCAGAGAGACTTATAAAAAATACACTGACAGGCTTTAAAGCAGACGGCGATGGAATAAAGATTCCTACCCCTGCGGAACAGCCGGACCGGGAATGGCGCGCGGACCCCGAAGACGGATTGCGACCGACAAAATCAATCAGAGAAAGCTGGAAAGCTTAAAATTAAATTGCAAGATCTGAATTAAGCGGTGGAAAAGGATATAGAAATGACAAGTATTGATAATAAAATAAAAAGCATCTCTGAGCTTTCTGAAATTGCGGCAGAGCTTAAAAGTCAGGGCAAAAAAATAGTTCTTTGCCACGGGGTATTCGACCTTCTCCATATAGGACATATCCGTTACCTAAGTCAGGCCAAAGAACATGGTGATATTCTCATCGTGAGCCTAACGCCTGATCACTATGTTGATAAAGGACCGGACCGTCCTGCTTTTACTGAAATATTGCGTGCAGAAGCGCTGGCTTCACTGGGTGAGACTGACTATGTAACCATCAATGAATGGCCTACAGCCGAAGAACTTTTGCGACTCATCCGTCCTGACGTTTATGCGAAAGGTGATGAATTCAAAGATGTTGATAGCGATCCTGCCGGGAAAATAGGTGGCGAGGCTGACGTTGTTAAAGAGATTGGTGCAAAACTTATATTTACTTCGGATATTGTTTTCAGTTCATCAAATCTGATTAATCGCTACCTGACTAAAAACAGCGAAGAACTTGACGAATATCTCAAAATGTTTCGGAATCGCTACGAGTTGAACGATCTTCTGACCATGCTTGATGATATGAACAATTTAAAGGTTCTGATCGTCGGCGATACTATTCTCGATGAATATCAGATTGCTTCAACTCTGGGTAAATCATCCAAAGATCCTATTCTTGCTCTCAAGTATCAATCCCATGAAATGTATGCAGGCGGCGCTCTGGCAGTTGCAAATCATGTGGCAAATTTCGCGGGAGAAGTTACCCTGCTGTCCATGCTTGGTGACACAGACCGTTACGAAGATTTTATCAGAGAAAAACTTAATCCCAAAGTCGTTCCTCACTTTTTCACACGCTCCAAAGCTCCTACCACTCTAAAGAGAAGATTTATTGATGCATATTCCCTGAGCAAGATCATGGAAATCTACATAATGAATGATGATCCATTAGCCAAAGATCTTGAGCAGGATATATGCAGCCAGCTTGAACAATTGTTAGACGGATATGACATTGTTATCGTCGCTGATTTCGGACATGGTTTCATAACTCCGGCGATGGTCAAACTGCTCTCTGAAAAAGCTCCGTATCTTGCCGTAAACACACAGGCAAACGCCGGGAACAGAGGTTTTAATACTATCGGTAAATTTCCCCGCTTAGATTTTTTCTCTCTGGCAGAGCATGAATTAAGACTTGAATCCCGTGATCAGATAAACGAACTGAGACCATTGCTGATAGAAGTCGGCGAGAAATTAAACGCAAAGCTGGCAATGGTAACTCAAGGCGGACGCGGCTGTTCCTTATGGAATCCTGCCAGTGAATTTGTCAGGATACCCTCTTTCAACTCTAATGTAGTAGACAGAGTCGGAGCAGGAGATGCACTGTTCTCCATATCCGCAATGGCAGGATGCATGGGACTTCATGAAGAGCTTGTAGGATTTTTCGGAAACATCGCAGGTTCTCTGGCTGTTCAGATTATGGGGAACGATAAATCCATAAGTAAGCAGGATATGCGAAAATATATTACAGCCACGCTAAAGTAGGTTTTTATGTCCAGCAAATATCAATTATTCGATCGCTCAAAACTGAGGGTTCTTCCCATTTCTGAAAGGAAAAGCCTCCTCGACACTTCAATAATAGCCATTCCAACGCCTTGTGAAAAAGTCCATCCATCGCTGGAAATAATCGCTGAAAGCTTAGCTACGGCACGCGATAACGGCAATTCCAGAATCCTCATGATCGGAGCTCATGTTCTGCGTTCAGGGATGCAGAAATACCTGTTCGATATAATGGAAAAAGGATTAATCAGCTGTATTGCTGTAAACGGAGCGTGTGCAATTCATGACTTTGAATATGCGCTGCACGGCAGCACCACCGAAAGTGTTGCAACTTATATATCAAACGGACAGTTCGGATTGTGGCAGGAAACAGGTATACTGAACGACATTATCAATGAAGCCGCTAAAAACGGACGAGGTTTCGGTGAGGCTGTTGGTGAATATATCGTAAAAAACAAACTGGACCATGCAGATATCAGCCTTTTTGCCAAAGCTTATGAACTGAATATTCCCATAACGGTTCATGTCGGCATAGGCTATGACATCGTCCATGAGCACCCGAATTGTAATGGTGCGGCAGTCGGACAGGCAAGTTATACTGATTTTCTGATTTTTGCAGCGGCTCTTGAATCCCTTGAAGGCGGTGTTGTTATGAATTTCGGAAGCGCAATTATGGCTCCTGAAATTTACCTCAAAGCCTTAGCAATGATTCGCAACGCAGCTACAGTTTCCGGCAAAGAAAAAGCCATTTGCCATTTTACAACCTTAGTATGCGATTTGCATGATTTACCTGAAAAGGTAAATATTGAAGCCCCCAAAACAAGTGCCGAATATTATTTCAGACCATGGAAGACTATGCTGATACGAACTGTTGCAGATGGCGGAAGGAGTTACTATGTCCGAGGATTTCATGCCGACACAATCCCGCAGCTCTGGACAGCAATCAAAAAACAATCACCCGCAGGACAAGACTTTGTGGAATAACCATACAGATTTATTACAGAACTGCCTGAACTCTCTGGAAGTGGAATGTAAACCGGAATTCAATACCACCTGTGATCAAGCCTTTGAATTTTGGAAGGAAAAGACTGTTAAACTTCGCAGCAATGGAAATATTATCTATCTTATCGGCAACGGCGCCAGTGCATCTATGGCAAGCCACATTTCTGCCGACCTTGCAAAAAATGCCCATGTACATACGCAAGTCTTTACCGATCTGGCGCTTATTACCGCCCTTGCCAATGACATTTCCTTTGATCAGGTTTTTGTCGAGCCTCTGAGACGAAGGCTGACTCCATCTGACATGCTTGTGGCTATCAGCAGTTCCGGCAACTCGCCCAATGTTGTTAATGCCTGCCGCTTTGCTTCTGAACTGGGAGCTGCGGTTGTAACTCTCACGGCCATGGCTCCGGCAAACAAGATGAGGCAGATCGGCGATCTCAACTTCTGGCTCCCCGCCGAAACATACGGCATGGCAGAGACAGGACACGCCTGCATCCTGCACTACTGGATGGATTCTGTTTCTGTTAATAATATCTGATAAAGGAAAATTTCATGAGCGATAAATATAAAATTGATTCACACAAACTGCATCTCCACCCTGCAAGAGTTGCAAAATGGCTCGCCGGAGAAAATATCGGCCCCATTTATATGGAAGTCAGTCCAAGCGGATGCTGCAACCATCGCTGCCGATTCTGCGGCTATGATTTCATGGAATATGTACCTAAATTTCTTGATTATGAAATCTACAAGAAGCGCATAAACACAATTGCTGACACAGGATTAAAAAGCATCGTGTTCTCGGGTGAAGGTGAACCGTTCATGAACAACAAATTCACCGACATATGTATTGCTACGACCGAAGCCGGAATAGATATAGGAATCGCCACCAACGGAGTTCTCATGACTCCTGATAAGCTGGAAAAGATAATTCACGGCTTGTCATGGGTAAAAGTCAGTTGCAATGGAATAACACCCGGAAGCTATCAGGAAGTACACAAGTCACCTGATGGAGACTTTCAAAAGGTTATGAACAACCTTAAAGAAGCCGTCGCCATCCGCAAAAGAACAGGCTCCGACTGTGTTTTAGGACTGCAAAGTTTGCTGCTACCTGAAAACGCATCCGAGATGACAAATCTGGCCGAAATGTGCCGGGACATAGGTTTAGATTACATTGTAATAAAACCCTACTCTCAACACCCTCAAGGAATTACAAAAGAATTTGAGGGACTTACTTACGAAGAATTTGTAGATCTTGGAAATGAACTCAGAGCACTGGAAACAGACTCATTCAAAGTGATATATCGCGAAAAGACCATGGACAGACTGCAAGAGCAGGACAAAGGATATGAACGCTGCCTTGCTCTCCCTTTCTGGTCTTACATGGATGTTGATTTAAATATCTGGGGATGCGGAATTTTCATAGGCGATAATAAATTTTTATACGGCAATCTCCGGGAGCATAATTTCAAAGAAATATGGGACGGCGATAAGCGTGCCCAGTCACTCAACTGGTGCAATGACAACCTTGATCCGCAAAAATGCAGAGTAAACTGCCGCATGGATAAAATGAACATATATCTGTGGGAATTGTGTCACCCCGGACCTCATGTAAACTTCATCTAGGCGGCCTATTGTGCTAATCGGATTTGATCTGGATAACACCATCATACGCTATGATAAGTCTCTGCATAAAATTGCACTTGAGCGTGGGCTTATTCAAAAAGACGTGCCGAGGCTCAAGCGTTCCATACGCGATGAAGTCAGGCGGCTGCATGGAGATGAAGAGTGGCAGAAGCTTCAAGTAGCAATATATGGAACTGAGATTGATAAGGCTGAGCTGATGCCCGGAGTATGGGATTGTCTTCTCACCTTAAAACAAGCCGGACACTCCTTTCAAATTGTCAGCCACAAAACCCGTTACCCCAACTACGGACAACTGAAAATTGACCTGCGAAAATGTGCTTTGAATTTTTTAACGGAAGCAAATTTTTTCTCAAGTGACACACTTTCAATGTCAGTAAATGACATATTTTTTCTTTCTACAAGAGAAGAGAAAGTAAGAAAAATAGCCGACCTTGATCACCATTATTTTATTGATGACCTTGAAGAAGTTTTCACTGAACCTCTTTTCCCTGACAGTGTTCATAAGATCCTTTTTTCTCGTGAAAAAAACGGACGCAAAATACCCGGCTGTTCTGTCTTTTCAACATTTGAAGAAATCAGTAATTTTATTTTAAAAAGGACAGCTAATGGGACAATCTGAAATTGAACAGCTTGTCCATAATTCTTTAAGGAAAAAAGTCCTTTCAACAAAAAGAATCTATGCCGGACGAAACAGCAAAGTATACAAAGTCCTTTGTGAGTCAGGAGAAACTTACGCCGTCAAATTCTACACCCAGCTTACAGCTGACGGGCTTAGCAGACTTGAACAGGAATGGGCTGCAATATCTTTTATGACACAAAGCGGGATTGAAAATATTCCAGCTCCGGTTGCCATTGATTCCTCTAAACAGGCCGCCATCTATACGTTTATAAATGGAACGCCTGTTGATAGAATAAAAGATAATGATATTCATGAAGTTTTGACATTTCTTAAGAAATTAAAAAAAAGTTCCGCTAACGAAAAGGCGCCAAATATATCTTCTGCAGCGGAAGCCTTTTTTTCTCCGGCGGAAGTTGTGGAGAATATTTACAAACGGCTTAATATTCTTACGGCACTCCCCGGCGAGGATGAACTTTTTCGTGAAATGCACCTTTTTCTGGAAAAAGATTTTTCAGAGGAACTAGAGAAAAGCACAACCTTTGCAAAAAGCCAGCTCGGAATTGAAACTTGGAACTCCCCTCTGCCCGAAGAATTAAGGACATTAAGTCCATCCGACTTAGGATTTCACAATGCGTTACGCACCAGTCATAACAACTTATATTTTGTAGATTTTGAATATTTCGGATGGGATGATCCTGTGAAAACAGCTTCTGATTTCCTGCTCCATCCTGCTATGAACTTAACGGAAACAGATATAAAAACATTTTATGACGGTATTAGTGAAATTTTTAGGAACGACAAAAACTTTGAAATTCGATTTAAATCACTTTTACCTCTTTTCCGTTTAAAGTGGAGCTTGATCCTGCTTAACGAATTTTCTAATAAAACATTGAAAAGACGAGCTTTCGCATCTGGAACACCGGACAATGTCCAAAGTTTGAGAAAAGCTCAACTTGAGAAAGCAAAACTTTTTTTAGCTAAAGATAAAAAGATACTTAATACTCTTTTTGAGACTTATTGAACCATTATTACATTTTATTTTTAATAATACAGGAGGTCGACTTTGGATCAGAGATCAAAGTTGCTCAGAAAAAAAATTGTAGATGTTTTGCATAGTGCAGGACGAGGTCATATCGGCCCGTCTCTTTCTTTAGTTGAGATAGTACGGGTTCTCTACGACTCAGTACTCAAATATAACTCTGCCTCCCCTGAACACAGCGACAGGGATCGCTTTATCCTCAGCAAAGGACACGGCTGTCTTGCTCTATATGTAATGCTGGAAGAAAAAGGCTTCATCACCGAGGATGAACTATTCAGCTTCTGCCGCTTTGACGGACTACTGGGCGGACATCCAACAGCGAAAATTCCCGGAATTGAGTTTGCCACCGGCAGTCTGGGGCATGGTCTATCCTTTGCCGTGGGAATAGCTTCTGCGCTAAAAATAGACGGATCAAGCAGCAAAGTTTTCACGGTTCTCGGCGACGGAGAATGCGGTGAAGGTTCTGTATGGGAAGCAGCAATGAGCGCAGGAAAACAAAAGCTCAGTTCTCTAACCGCCATTATTGATTACAACAAGCTGCAATCATATGGATGCACTGAACAAATTTCGGGATTGGAACCTTTTGCGGACAAATGGAAAAGCTTCGGCTTTGCGGTAAAAGAAGTAGACGGGCATAATGTTAAAGAACTTGAACAAACATTTACAGCACTTCCCTTTCAACAGGACAAACCTTCAGCCATAATTTGCCACACGGTGAAAGGTAAAGGAATTCCGTTTGCTGAAGGGAATCCTGCATGGCATCATAAAACAAAAATGTCTGCGGAAGAACATGAGCAGATGATTAAATGTATCGAGGATTATGATGCGTAAAGCTTGTCTGGAGCAGGTCTACGAGCTTGCAAAAAAAGATAAACGGGTTGTCTTTATCGGCTCTGACCTCGGGGCGGGAACTCTGTGTCATTTTCAAGAAGAAATGCCGGATCGCTTTTTTATGGAAGGCATAGCCGAAGGACACGCTGTCGGCATGGCAAGCGGCATGGCCCACGAAGGCAAAATTGTTTACATCAATACAATCCAGAGCTTTCTGACTCGCCGCTGCTATGAACAAATTGTTCTTGATGCCTGTCTGCACAACTTAAACGTAAGATTTATCGGAAACGGCGGCGGGCTGGTTTATGCCCCGCTAGGTCCGACTCATTGGGCCACCGAAGATCTGTCCATTTTAAGGGTCATCCCCAATCTGACTATCCTGTCTCCGGCTGACGCTGAGGAAATGGTAAGAATCATGCCTCACACACTCAGCCATCCGGGCCCCATTTTTATCAGACTCGGCAAAGGATATGACCCCATCGTTACCAAAGAGAAGTCATTTAAAGTAGGTAAAGCCTACAGCTACGGGGAAGGTAAAGATGTACTGCTTGTCGGGTGCGGAGTGACGTTGGGAGTGATGCAAAAGGCAGGAGAAATGCTAGCAAAAGAAGGCATTGAAGCCTCAATTCTTCACACGCCCACAGTTAAACCTCTTGATGCTGAAATGATTATTTCCAAAGCCCGCAACACTTCATGTGTCATCAGTGTAGAAGAAAATACAATACTCGGCGGACTAGGCGGTGCTGTTGCTGAAATTCTTGCGGAAGCATGCCTTGATAAACCTCTAAGGTTTAAACGTATCGGGTTGCCGGACACTTTTTCTGCTCATTATGGTTCGCAGCTTGAACATTTTGCTCACATAGGAATCACTGCGGAAAATATTTTATGCGAAGCGCAAAAACTGCTCCGAAAATAACATCGGCATAACTAAAAAGAATCCACAATGAAGAACAAAAACAAACAGGCAGATAAGCAGATCAGATTGTCTCCGCACATGGCCTACAATCTGAAAAAAGATCCCAAAAGACTTGCTTTTGTGCTGGCTCGCTATGCCTTTGCCGCCCAAATGACAGATAATTGCGAAAGCATTCTTGAACTGGGTTGCAGTGAAGGGGTCGGCGCACCGATGCTTCATAAAGGGACAAAAAAATATTTAGGGTTGGATCTCGATGCACCTGCAATTGAAGCCGCTGAAAAGAACTTTTCAACTGATAATGTACGCTTTGAAAACACAAATTTTTTAGGCCTTCAAGAAAGCATTTTCGATGCCGTCGTCAGTCTGGATGTAATAGAGCACATTCTCCACGGCAAAGATGAAGACGCATTCTTTAAAACCATCAGTGATAACATCCATGCTGACGGTGTATGCGTGATAGGCACTCCCAATGAAACGAGCACTCCTTACGCATCCCCTGAAAGTCAAAAGGGACACGTTAATATGTTTGATGCCAACCGGCTCAAATCAACAGTTGAAAAACATTTCAAAACAGTGCTCATTTTTTCAATGAATGATGAAGTTGTCCACACAGGCTACTACCCTATGTCCCATTATCTTTTTGCTGTGGGTTGTAACAAGATAGAGCAAGGATGAATATGACTGATCAAAAAGCAAACAATCCGGAAGAAAGCTGGAAAGAAATGATTGAGGAATTCGGGGATGATCACTCCCCTCTCGGTCCTAAGCTTTCCAAAGCTTTTACTGAGGATTCATATTCTCTTATGTGGCATATTTCATGGTTCAAATTTGCAGGCAAAATGATTGGCGAGAAAGGTAAAACGCTTGTCTTTGATCCACTTGAAGGACTTGGAGCATGGACTGTTGCCTGCGAAACTAAAGATGTTATCGCGGTCCTTCCCGTCATTGATTCATACGAAAAAATACGGGCTGATTGGCCTTCCGAAAATATTATTTTTGAAAAAAATGCGGAGATACTGCTTTCCGCTGACAAACTTTTCGCCGGAGTGGTCTGCTTTGACATTACCGAACACAAAAGCAGGACAGAATGGGATTCGTTTTTTGAGGACGGTTCCCGTATTGTTGTTGACGGAGGAATAGTGATAGCAGGAGGAAGAGGCGACGGACTTGCACAAATTTTGAAAGAAACTGCTTCTGCAAATTTTAAACATGTATTCATGTTCGGGCAGGGACAGTCTCATCCTTGCATATCTCCCGCCGATGCAGTGATTGTTTTGGCCTGTTAATTACAAAAGATAGGATACGCATGGGCAAACTGCTAAATTTAATTACTCCGGTTCACACCGGCACACACCGCGAATATCTGCCGCGTATGGTGGACGATAAAGTCGGTTGCATGCTCAAAGCCAAAGAGTATGAACTTGACTACTGGGACGGCAGCCGTCGTTTCGGATACGGTGGTTACAGTTATATGGAGGGACGCTGGACTCCAATGGCTCAGGGGCTAATTGATACTTATTCGCTCAAAAAAGGAGCGAAAATTTTAGACGTGGGATGCGGCAAAGCCTTCCTGCTCTATGAATTACATAAGCTGGGCATGGATGTGCACGGTTTTGATATTTCACAACATGGACTAAGCGGAGCTCCAGAAGCAATCAGGAACAGACTTTTCACTCATAGAGCTGAATCTGCCTATCCATTTAAAGACAATAATTTTGATCTGGTTATTTCAATAAATTCATTACATAATCTTCAAATTTTTGATCTTAAAAAAGCACTCAAAGAAATGGAGAGAGTTGGAAAGAATAAGTATGTATGCGTTGAAAGTTACAGAAATGAACAGGAACTATTCAATCTCCAATGCTGGGCTCTGACCTGTGAATCTTTTTTCGACAAACAGGAATGGGAATGGCTTTTTAAAGAATTTAATTACGCAGGCGATTACGAATTCATATATTTTGAATAATTTTTATATAAGGATATTTCATGCAGCTCTACACGAACCTCAAGATATTTCACTATCAGGACAAGCTGGATTCTCTCCCCCGCGAAGCTGAAGAATCAACAGCCCCTATCCACATACGCATTAAACCGACCAACACCTGTAATCACAACTGTTCCTACTGCGCCTATAGGGCTTCTGACATGCAGCTTGGAAAAGATATGGTTATCAAGGATAAGATACCTGCGGAAAAAATGGCTGAAATCGTAGAAGACATCATTGAAATGGGAGTTAAAGCTGTAACATTCAGCGGTGGCGGAGAGCCTTTTTGCTACCCTCACCTTGCCGAGACCGCACTAGCTCTTGCGGACGGAAACGTCAGTATTGCGGCTCTGACCAATGGCAGCCTGCTGACAGGTGAACCTGCCGAGATATTTGCACATAAAGGAACATGGATACGGATTTCCATGGACGGCTGGGATGGCCCCAGTTATGCAAAATATAGAAGTGTACCTGAGGATGAATTCAATAAGGTTTTGAAAAATATCGAAAATTTCAAAGCGCTAAAAGGCAAATGCTTTCTCGGTGCCAATTTCATCATTAACAAAGACAATGCTGATCATGTTTTTGAAATGGGACAAAGATTGAAAGATCTAGGCGTCGACAGTTTAAAATTTTCGCCTTGCATCGTAAGCAATTCCGGCAAAGAAAATAATGATTACCATGATCCTATTTTTGATAAAATTAAAGAGCAGACTCAACGGGTGGTTGCAGATCTTTCAGATGCAAACTTTGAGATTTTCGACTCGTACCATCGGTCAGAAGTCTTTTTTAATAAAGAATACAATTGGTGTCCTTACCAGCAAATGCAACCAATCATTGCCGCCGACCAAAGAATATATTCCTGCCACGACAAAGCATATAATTTAGATAGCGGAGTTCTTGGATCGATTAAGGATCAACGCTTTAAAGAGTTTTGGTTTAATGATCGAGAAAAGTTTTTCAGCATAGACCCCAGCCGGGACTGCAACCATCATTGTGTTGCAAACAGCAAAAACATGCTGATTCATGAATACCTGGAAGCCGCTCCTGATCATCTGGCTTTTGTATAATTAAAGAGCGGAGTTTTGATGAAAATTCTTGTTATCGGAGATGGAACTCTCGGGAAAAGTCTGGCAAAAGAGTCGGTAAAACGGGGCCACTCCGTTTTCACAACTTCACGTAAAGATTCAAGCTGCCTTTCTCTCGACCTGTCTCGCGAAGTGGATGTAACCACTCTCCCGGAAACAGAATGGGCCATTATTGCTGCGGCAGTATCCGGCTTTGAGTCATGCGAAAAAGATCAAAAAGCTTACACTGTAAACGTTACAAACACCATTAATCTCACCCATGATTTGATGCAACGAGGAACAAAAATTCTTTTTCCGTCAAGTACTGCTGTTTTCAACGGAGAAGAACCTTTTTATACCCCAACTGCGCATCCTTCCCCGCAAACTGAATATGGACGGCAAAAGGCTGAAGTAGAACGATTCTTGAATAAAAATAGCGGCAAAGCTTTGGTTGTAAGGTACACAAAAATCCTGACTACCGAATCTGGAATACTTTATAACTGGCTAAACTCGTTTCAAAAACAAGAAGAAATTACGGCCTTCACCGATTTATCTCTTGCTCCGGTCCTGATCGGAGACGCGGCTTTTGCGACATGTAGACTTATGGAAGAAAATAAAACAGGTGTTTATCACTGCTCGTCATCTGAAGAAATCAGCTATTACGATTTGGCGCAAAGGCTTTGCAAACACTATGGCTTTGATAAAAGACTCATTAAAGAAGCCACGTGTAAAAGCAATAAGAACATGTATTGTCCTCCTTTTTCTTCTTTGAATGCGACAGAAACAGAAAATATTATCAACTGGAAATTCCCCAAAACCCCGAAACTGATTCAAAAATTATTACCACCTAAAAACTCAAAGGCGAAGCTGTGAGACATTGTTTAATATGCGGAAACTCTGAACTGCATATATTCGAAAACCTTATTCCTTTTCACGGAATAACATCCGATTGCAAACCATGGCCGAGAGCCGGACAATTTATGGTGTGCAATTCATGCGGACACCCTCAAAAAGATATTTCTGAGCAATGGCTGGCTGACATAAATGAAATATATTCCAAATATGAAATGTACCCGTTAAGTGAGGGGAGTGAACCTCTCCTGTTTTCCGACACCGGCACTCCCACCCCCAGAAGCAGAGTTCTACTGGAAAATTTTCTCTCAACGTTTCCTTTAAACCAATCAGGAAAACTACTCGATATAGGGTGTGGCAACGGATCTTTATTAAAACAATTTCATAAATTAAAACCGCATTGGAACCTTTACGGACATGAGCAATCCGGCAGACAGGAAGACATACTTTCCTTGGATGGAGTAGAAGGATATTACTCCGGTGAGCTGGATAGCATTTCAAATCAATTTAATGTGATTATAATGACTTATGTAATTGAACATCTTATCAACCCAATTGAAATTTTAAAAAAGATACAACATCTGCTGCTTCCGGGCGGACTCTTTGTGGTGCAAACCTCATATTTTAATGACAACCCTTTTGACTTGATGGTTTGCGATCACTGTTCCCACTTTACGCCTGAAACTCTTGCTGTTGCAGCCCAAAAATCAGGTTTCTCCATAAAGCATGTAACTGATCAATGGATAGCAAAAGAAATAGGTTTCGTTGCTCAAGCAGGAACAGACAAAGAAATATCAATTGATGCAGATAAAACTAAAACGAATCTGGACAACGGTCTGCTATGGCTGCAAAAACTTGCGGAAGATTCAAAACACAAAGCCAATGATAAGGTCGTGGGCATATTCGGAACAGCGGTAGCAGGAACATGGCTTGCCGCGTCTCTTGAGGGAAAG comes from the Maridesulfovibrio ferrireducens genome and includes:
- a CDS encoding N-acetylneuraminate synthase family protein, which produces MKNTPSNHPIFVSEVSSNHACDISRCFEFIETSARIGCDAIKFQLFKIDKLFAPEILAKSEQHRNRSAWELPEPFIPAIAKRCKETGIGFSCTPFYLGAVEILTPYVDFFKIASYELLWNDLLIACARTGKPVVLSTGMADMDEISTAVSTLRNAGCKDLTLLHCVSGYPAPAEQANLSAINTLRNEFHCKTGWSDHTVSEGVVQRAVHKYGAEMIEFHLDLDMSGAEYSSGHCWLPDDAERLIKNTLTGFKADGDGIKIPTPAEQPDREWRADPEDGLRPTKSIRESWKA
- a CDS encoding PfkB family carbohydrate kinase, which gives rise to MTSIDNKIKSISELSEIAAELKSQGKKIVLCHGVFDLLHIGHIRYLSQAKEHGDILIVSLTPDHYVDKGPDRPAFTEILRAEALASLGETDYVTINEWPTAEELLRLIRPDVYAKGDEFKDVDSDPAGKIGGEADVVKEIGAKLIFTSDIVFSSSNLINRYLTKNSEELDEYLKMFRNRYELNDLLTMLDDMNNLKVLIVGDTILDEYQIASTLGKSSKDPILALKYQSHEMYAGGALAVANHVANFAGEVTLLSMLGDTDRYEDFIREKLNPKVVPHFFTRSKAPTTLKRRFIDAYSLSKIMEIYIMNDDPLAKDLEQDICSQLEQLLDGYDIVIVADFGHGFITPAMVKLLSEKAPYLAVNTQANAGNRGFNTIGKFPRLDFFSLAEHELRLESRDQINELRPLLIEVGEKLNAKLAMVTQGGRGCSLWNPASEFVRIPSFNSNVVDRVGAGDALFSISAMAGCMGLHEELVGFFGNIAGSLAVQIMGNDKSISKQDMRKYITATLK
- a CDS encoding SIS domain-containing protein; the protein is MWNNHTDLLQNCLNSLEVECKPEFNTTCDQAFEFWKEKTVKLRSNGNIIYLIGNGASASMASHISADLAKNAHVHTQVFTDLALITALANDISFDQVFVEPLRRRLTPSDMLVAISSSGNSPNVVNACRFASELGAAVVTLTAMAPANKMRQIGDLNFWLPAETYGMAETGHACILHYWMDSVSVNNI
- a CDS encoding radical SAM protein, translating into MSDKYKIDSHKLHLHPARVAKWLAGENIGPIYMEVSPSGCCNHRCRFCGYDFMEYVPKFLDYEIYKKRINTIADTGLKSIVFSGEGEPFMNNKFTDICIATTEAGIDIGIATNGVLMTPDKLEKIIHGLSWVKVSCNGITPGSYQEVHKSPDGDFQKVMNNLKEAVAIRKRTGSDCVLGLQSLLLPENASEMTNLAEMCRDIGLDYIVIKPYSQHPQGITKEFEGLTYEEFVDLGNELRALETDSFKVIYREKTMDRLQEQDKGYERCLALPFWSYMDVDLNIWGCGIFIGDNKFLYGNLREHNFKEIWDGDKRAQSLNWCNDNLDPQKCRVNCRMDKMNIYLWELCHPGPHVNFI
- a CDS encoding HAD family hydrolase — translated: MLIGFDLDNTIIRYDKSLHKIALERGLIQKDVPRLKRSIRDEVRRLHGDEEWQKLQVAIYGTEIDKAELMPGVWDCLLTLKQAGHSFQIVSHKTRYPNYGQLKIDLRKCALNFLTEANFFSSDTLSMSVNDIFFLSTREEKVRKIADLDHHYFIDDLEEVFTEPLFPDSVHKILFSREKNGRKIPGCSVFSTFEEISNFILKRTANGTI
- a CDS encoding transketolase encodes the protein MDQRSKLLRKKIVDVLHSAGRGHIGPSLSLVEIVRVLYDSVLKYNSASPEHSDRDRFILSKGHGCLALYVMLEEKGFITEDELFSFCRFDGLLGGHPTAKIPGIEFATGSLGHGLSFAVGIASALKIDGSSSKVFTVLGDGECGEGSVWEAAMSAGKQKLSSLTAIIDYNKLQSYGCTEQISGLEPFADKWKSFGFAVKEVDGHNVKELEQTFTALPFQQDKPSAIICHTVKGKGIPFAEGNPAWHHKTKMSAEEHEQMIKCIEDYDA